TTTTTATACTGATTttgatcctgaaaaactccccagaacctgcagatgacaagcatacccataacatgatgctgtcgCCAAAGTACTTACCATAAATATTTAATAGCATGTAAGAAATGTAAACCACATAATAAACTTCCACGGCCgaactgcaaaaaaaaaagttGTCTTTACCATGTCCGTCCTTCCTGATTTGTAATGACTGGCACACTATGGCATGATTACATAAGACATCTCTATCGTGGATCTGTTGTTGTACTCAAGGAAGGGAAGCAAGGTCTCTGCGATACATTCTTTATGCTGGTCTAATttgacatagatctgttgttgtactttatgctggtctaatttgacatagatctgttgttgtactttatgctggtctaatttgacatagatctgttgttgtactttatgctggtctacattgacatagatctgttgttgtactttatgctggtctacattgacatagatctgttgttgaactttatgctggtctacattgacatagatctgttgttgtactttatgctggtctacattgacatagatctgttgttgtacttttgctggtctacattgacatagatctgttgttgtactttatgctggtctacattgacatagatctgttgttgtacttttgctggtctacattgacatagatctgctgttgtactttatgctggtctacattgacatagatctgttgttgtactttatgctggtctacattgacatagatctgttgttgtactttatgctggtctacattgacatagatctgttgttgtactttatgctggtctacattgacatagatctgctgttgtactttatgctggtctacattgacatagatctgttgttgtactttatgctggtctacattgacatagatctgttgttgtactttatgctggtctacattgacatagatctgttgttgtactttatgctggtctacattgacatagatctgttgttgtactttatgctggtctacattgacatagatctgttgttgtactttatgctggtctacattgacatagatctgttgttgtactttatgctggtctacattgacatagattTGACACAATTTAAGATGATTTTACACAATCATGTCTCTTACATACATTCTAATGCCTCAAATGAAAGTGTCATTGATAAATCACGATGATGTCATTAGAATACACTATCAGTTGGTAGTAAAATAGAATATTTCTTGGAACTTTTGAGTCAACGACATGTTTCTGTACGTGTCTGTTTTATTTACTGAAGGTATTATTTGTTCCAttggttggctgtgtgtgtgtgtgtgtgtgtgtgtgtgtgtgtgtgtgtgagaaagagagagtcataaAGAGATAACGGGAGAgtcataaagagagagggagagagagggagagcgagagaaacaggtAGAACCTGATATGTAAATGAGTTGAGCAAACAAAAGTAAAATTTCTACGACCCAATGATCATTCCAGACTCTGTTTCTGGTGAGAGATAGCAGGTAAGACGACGattgtgtattcatatagttgatgatattgttatgtctattcatatagttgatgatattgttatgtgtattcatatagttgatgatattgttatgtctattcatatagttgatgatagtgttatgtgtattcatatagttgatgatattgttgtgtgtattcatataggttataatagtgttatatagttgatgatattgtaatgtctattcatatagttgatgatattgttatgtgtattcatatagttgatgatatagttgatgatattgttatgtgtattcatatagttgatgatagtgttgtgtgtattcatatagttgatgatattgttatgtgtattcatatagttgatgatattgtgtgtgtattcatatagttgatgatattgtgtgtgtattcatgtacAGGACCAGtaaagtttggacctactcattcaaaggtgtttctttatttgtactattttctattgttattattgtttatagaacatttttattttccattgtagaataacagtgaagacaccaaaactatgaaataacacgtggcatcatgtagtaaccaaaaaggtgttaaacaaatctaaatataatttatatttgagattctttaaaatagccaccctttttgccttgatgacagctttgtaaaaaataaataaagaacaacccttgaatgagtaggtgtgtccaaactttagactggtactgtagttgATTATGTAAATTAGATGGGTGGGGTGAATTCATTCCATGCCTATCTGTGTTCCCCACGGTGATCTCtcactgtatcataggcctatgggCTTGTCTGCTCAACACAGGCTTAAAACACaacaagaaacaaacaaacattttcttTTTTAGAATCTACTGTTAATGATTTTCATGCAAGCAGGTAGTTTGTTTGAAAGAGAGACTTTCCACAATATTTATTGTCTAACAACAACTTATACTTCCTCAAAACAGGTtgtgtgtattcattagtgcccaccgtagcaaaacatttgGCAACGGAAACCGTTTCGGTCACGTCGTACAGAATTTGGAGTAAACTGTTTATGCAACGTTTTAAAACTGTTGGCTGCGGTGTaaactaatgaatacgacccatgTAGTAGCCTTTCTGACTAGACTGTTGATGCCTGCCTGATGGGTATACTATGATGTAAGCTAGATATACTGGTTTTCTAAAGTTAGCCAGCTTCAATTAGCTTCACGTTCCATCTCAGGCCTCATCCGTCAGAATATACAGAGCGTTCCATCTCTGGCCTCATCCGTCAGAATATACAGAGCGCTGGTCAGGTTTAGTTAGAGCGCTTGTCATCAGGAAGATACAAAAGTCCAGAGAGGACATCATGTTAAGATCCCAACTTATTTATCTCGTGATCACGACATAAACGTTGTTgttgagctgacaagataaactCTATAACTAGGAGGGGACATATTGATAATAGATTGACGTTGTGGCTGAGGCATAACACGTTGTTGTTGTAGACCCGGACAAACATACGTTATTTTTGCCACAATTTACCCCCTATGCACATTTTGCCATTTTTACAGCCTGGTACTTGATTTAGGTAGTTGACGAGTTTAATCGGGTGTGTTTGTCTGGGGACACAATAAAACTGTACTGTTATAATAATAACTGAGGGATGTCTCCTTTCATATCTGGAAAAGGACAAAGTAGAAGTAGAGACACGTGAATTAATAATAATTGATTGGATTTATATACTTTACAGTGCTTTACATAGTAGTGGGAAACTCATCCACCATCAAtggggcagcctagtggttagagcgttggactagtaaccgaaaggttgcaagttcaaaccccccgagctgacaaggtacaaaatctgtctttctgcccctgaacaggcagttaaccaggccgtcattgaaaataagaatttgttcttaactgacttgcctagtaaaataaaggtaaaataaaaataaaaataaataaataaaaatgagctgcatccagcttcttcaccaaGCTTCAGGGGAGTTGTCTTAAAAGTAACCCAGTACCAGGCTGGCAAAATGTGCATAGGGGGTAAATTGTGGCAAAAATAACGTGACCAAACATGggtctattttttttttcttcctgtttTTCTTATACTGtgtctctcagatataggacagacacttcagacaatCCTTAGGATTTATTTTCTGACTGTCTGTTTTGCCATTtataaatgtgttattcaatgcttttctatgggcTTTAGCGGTAAAGGCCAAATTAGACCTACAGGGGTTTAAAATGGCTTTGTTCTATTGGAATTTGTGCATGTTTAGAGCGACACCATTGCCACCATATTTGCAAATCTCTTATTCCCCAGCATGGGGACAATTCGGGAACCAAAACGAAAAATACCAAAAAAACGGACATACTTTGTATGTCTTTTCTTTGCCTGCTGTTGCTCTGTCTTAGTTACGTTGTTGTACCAGAATCCCACGGGTTCTTATGTGTTTGTAAGGACTTCTAGTTTTGAAATCAAAATGTATCTAATGAAGGTAGTTTACAATATATGTGTTGCTTAGAAAATGCCACCAGAGGGCGCCAGAGCTTTAACTGTTGTCCTAAGCGCCTATTTTCTACTGGGGTTGAGCACCAATGGCatctaaatattttattaaatattATGTGGAAAATGGTAGTAATGTAAGTAATAGCAAATCATGATGTACATGTATTTCTCACAATAGTGCAGATGTCGGGGCTTGTAGATTATGACGCTACATGCTTTGTTGTTTAACAGTCTCCACTGACCTACAATGGCCCCatctgctgtttaacagtctataTAATGGCCCCatctgctgtttaacagtctccaCTGACCTACAATGGCCCCATCTGTTTAACAGTCTCCACTGACCTACAATGGCCCCatctgctgtttaacagtctctaTAATGGCCCCatctgctgtttaacagtctccaCTGACCTACAATGGCCCCATCTGTTTAACAGTCTCCACTGACCTACAATGGCCCCatctgctgtttaacagtctctaTAATGGCCCCatctgctgtttaacagtctccaCTGACCTATAATGGCCCCatctgctgtttaacagtctccaCTGACCTATAATGGCCCCatctgctgtttaacagtctctaTAATGGCCCCatctgctgtttaacagtctctaTAATGGCCCCATCTGCTGTTTAACAGGCTCCACTGACCTACAATGACCCCATCTGTTGTTTAACAGTCTCCACTGACCTACAATGACCCCATCTGTTGTTTAACAGTCTCCACTGACCTATAATGGCCCCATCTGTTTAACAGTCTCCACTGACCTACAATGGCCCCATCTGTTTAACAGTCTCCACTGACCTACAATGGCCCCATCTGTTTAACAGTCTCCACTAACCTATAATGGCCCCatctgctgtttaacagtctctaTAATGGCCCCatctgctgtttaacagtctctaTAATGGCCCCatctgctgtttaacagtctctaTAATGGCCCCATCTGCTGTTTAACAGGCTCCACTGACCTACAATGGCCATATCTGTGAAAGAGCGTCTCCTGGCCGTTCTGGATGATCTCGGCTCTGACGAGCTGAAGAGATTTAAGTGGCATCTAACTACAGAAAACCAGCTGGATGGCTTCCTTCACATTCCAAAGGGCCGGATGGAGACATCTGGCCGACTGGACATAGTGGATCAGATGGTGCAGAACTACAGGGGGAATGTGGCTGTGCAGATCACACTGGACATCCTGAAGAAGATTAGCCGTAACGATCTCGCTGAGAAGCTAAACAGAGACTGTCCATTAGGTAATTCAGAATTCTTGTGTCTATAAGGTTTtgagcaaatatatatatatatattctattgtATTGTTGAAATGTAAATTCTATATATTTTCTTAAATAAGTTATACAGTATTTGTATGTTTGTTATTGGTTAACTTGTAAAATGACAATTTTTCTTTGAAATGTGCATTCATTTCATGtgcttagatttttttttctccaataaccagatatattgtaaaataaaaacatttgtatATTTGTTTATTGTGTACTGTTGAGCGTCTAGAGAACAACACATGCTTGCTAACTATTCTATAACCATTGTCCATCGTCAGGTCCTTCAGATGAAGATGGTGAGAAGTTCCAACATGAATATAAACTGGAAGTAAAACAGAAGTTTCAGCATGTTTTCAACGGGGTACCAAAGCAGGGCCATAAACGACTTCTCAATGagatctacacagagctctacatcacagagggtggaaGTGGAGAGGTCAATCAGGAACATGAGGTGAGACAGATCGAGATCACGTCCAAGAATCCAGCTAGACCAGAGGCTAAAATCCTCTGCAATGACATCTTCAAACAATCCTCTGGACAAGACAAACctatcagaactgtgctgacaaagggagtcgctggcattggaaaaacagtctgtgtgcagaagttcattctggactgggctgaagggAAAGCCAATCAGGATGTCCAATTCGTAATTTCACTCCCTTTTCGGGAGCTGAATTTGGTGAGGGGGGAAAAGTACAGTTTTTTAGAACTTCTACATAAATGTGTCTTAGAGACTAGAGTGATTGAGACAGACTTTTTGAATCACATTTTAACAAAATTGCAAAAACCAGGAAACTGCAATGAAAGCAAGTACAAAGTTATATTTGTCcttgatggtctggatgagtgccgaCTGACCCTCGACTACGAGACCGGTAAGAGCTGGTGTAATGTCACAGAGCCAACCTCAGTGGACGTGCTGCTGACAAACCTCATCAAGGgaaatctgcttccctctgctctcctctggataaccTCCAGACCTGCAGCAACGAATCACATCCCTCCTGAgtgtgttgaccaggtgacagaggtacgagggttcgatgacccacagaaggaggagtacttcaggaagacattcagtgatgaggacctggccaacagaatcatctcacacataaagacatcaaggagcctccacatcatgtgccacattccagtcttctgttggatctTAGCTGCAGTTCTGGAGCATGTGTTGAGTTCAGATAAGAATGAAGAGATGCCCAAGACTCTGACTCAATTATTTATTGGGTTACTGATATTTCAGACCAAACAGATGAATGATAAATATCACAAGAAAGGTGAGCGAGATCCACGCAGGGATAAAGAGAGCTTCATGGCACTGGGGAAACTTGCTTTTAACCAGCTGGAAAATGGCAACCTCATTTTCTATGAGGCAGACCTGAAAAAGTATGGCATTGATGTCACTGAAGCCTCAGTGAACTCAGGAGTGTGTACGCAGCTCTTTAGACAGGACTATGGGCCGTTCCAGGACAAGGTGTACTGCTTTGTGCATCTGAGCGttcaggagtttctggctgcGTTATATGTTTTCCTCTCCTTCAACAACAGCAATGTCAACCCGATGACCGAAGACCGATCCTTCATCAGAAAATGTCTCGTGAAGTTGAATCCTGCCATCACCTTCCACACGATTGCAGTGGATAAAGCCTTACAGAGTGAGAATGGACACCTGGACCTGTTCCTCCGTttccttctgggcctctcactggagtccaatcagactcACTTACACGGCCTACTGACACAGACGAGAAGCACCAGAAGCAGCTCACGGGGCCATGAGGAAACAGTCAAGTACATCAAGAAGAAGATCAGGAACACTCCATCTTCAGAGAGGtgcatcaatctgttccactgcctgaatgaactgaatgaccattctctagtggaggagatccaaagATACCTGCATTCAGGAAATCTGTCCAAAACCAACCTGtcacctgcacagtggtcagctctggtctttgtgttgctgacttcagaagaggagctggatgtgtttgacctgaagaaatactccagatcagaggaaggtcttctgaggctgctgccagtggtcaaagcctccagagCTGTTCTGTAAATACACgttaaaaaagtatatatacagtacgggtcaatagtttggacacacctactcattaaagggtttt
This genomic stretch from Oncorhynchus clarkii lewisi isolate Uvic-CL-2024 chromosome 13, UVic_Ocla_1.0, whole genome shotgun sequence harbors:
- the LOC139365237 gene encoding NACHT, LRR and PYD domains-containing protein 3-like; this encodes MAISVKERLLAVLDDLGSDELKRFKWHLTTENQLDGFLHIPKGRMETSGRLDIVDQMVQNYRGNVAVQITLDILKKISRNDLAEKLNRDCPLGPSDEDGEKFQHEYKLEVKQKFQHVFNGVPKQGHKRLLNEIYTELYITEGGSGEVNQEHEVRQIEITSKNPARPEAKILCNDIFKQSSGQDKPIRTVLTKGVAGIGKTVCVQKFILDWAEGKANQDVQFVISLPFRELNLVRGEKYSFLELLHKCVLETRVIETDFLNHILTKLQKPGNCNESKYKVIFVLDGLDECRLTLDYETGKSWCNVTEPTSVDVLLTNLIKGNLLPSALLWITSRPAATNHIPPECVDQVTEVRGFDDPQKEEYFRKTFSDEDLANRIISHIKTSRSLHIMCHIPVFCWILAAVLEHVLSSDKNEEMPKTLTQLFIGLLIFQTKQMNDKYHKKGERDPRRDKESFMALGKLAFNQLENGNLIFYEADLKKYGIDVTEASVNSGVCTQLFRQDYGPFQDKVYCFVHLSVQEFLAALYVFLSFNNSNVNPMTEDRSFIRKCLVKLNPAITFHTIAVDKALQSENGHLDLFLRFLLGLSLESNQTHLHGLLTQTRSTRSSSRGHEETVKYIKKKIRNTPSSERCINLFHCLNELNDHSLVEEIQRYLHSGNLSKTNLSPAQWSALVFVLLTSEEELDVFDLKKYSRSEEGLLRLLPVVKASRAVLLNGCNLTEKCCEALASAFNSTSSNLRELDLSDNNLQDSGVKLLSAGLENPHCKLETLRLSRCLITKKGCASLASALRSNPSYLRELDLSYNIPGDSGVKQLSAGLEDPHWRLEKLNVDHRGEYWLLKKYACDVTLDPNTACRHLSLSEGNRKVTRGKEEQPYPDRPGRFEFWPQVLCREGLTGRCYWEAEMSGGGDDIGMTYRGIGRTGNSDDSKLGCNDKSWSLSCSDYGYTARHNKERTDLPASSSSNRVGVYLDWPAGTLSFYTLSSSDTLTHLHTFRSTFTEPLYPGFWVEINSSLSLCEVKNL